A genomic window from Streptomyces sp. NBC_00234 includes:
- a CDS encoding DUF6084 family protein — translation MSDFGFSVLDVFAEPYTATPQLTARLRIEERTGLRIHAVALHCQVRIEPQRRHYDEAEQSGLQGLFGGRDRWTDTLKPFQWMSCDTTVQGFDGATEFDLALPCTYDFDVVGSRYMHALGEGSVPLALMFSGTVFTRGSKGFGVEQVPWDCEARHQMPVEVWRRMMAAHFPGTGWIRLDHEVLARFADFRARRGLISWDETVQALLAEHDEVAL, via the coding sequence GTGAGCGACTTCGGGTTCTCCGTGCTCGACGTCTTCGCCGAGCCGTACACGGCCACGCCGCAGCTGACCGCCCGGCTGCGGATCGAGGAGCGGACGGGCCTGCGGATCCACGCCGTCGCGCTGCACTGCCAGGTCCGCATCGAACCGCAGCGGCGCCACTACGACGAGGCCGAACAGAGCGGTCTCCAGGGGCTGTTCGGTGGCCGGGACCGCTGGACCGACACCTTGAAGCCGTTCCAGTGGATGAGCTGCGACACGACGGTGCAGGGGTTCGACGGCGCCACCGAGTTCGATCTCGCTCTGCCCTGCACGTACGACTTCGACGTGGTCGGCTCCCGCTACATGCACGCACTGGGCGAGGGCTCGGTACCCCTCGCCCTGATGTTCTCCGGCACCGTGTTCACGCGCGGCAGCAAGGGTTTCGGGGTCGAGCAGGTCCCGTGGGACTGCGAGGCCCGGCATCAGATGCCGGTCGAGGTGTGGCGGCGCATGATGGCGGCGCACTTCCCCGGCACCGGGTGGATCAGGCTGGACCACGAGGTGCTGGCGCGCTTCGCGGACTTCCGGGCCCGGCGCGGGCTGATCAGCTGGGACGAGACGGTCCAGGCACTCCTGGCCGAGCACGACGAGGTGGCCCTGTGA
- a CDS encoding DUF5947 family protein, translating to MITTARAASPAATLLRLTRDRPRRPAGERCEMCAEPIGESHPHVVNLDSRALMCGCRACYLLFTDESAELRYRAVPERYLHFDGLTVDGRAWDELQIPVGLAFLFRNSVQDRMVAFYPGPAGATESELPLDAWETVVEASPELAVLRPDVEALLIRRTADSGGSCHLVPIDACYELVGQLRTLWRGFDGGSEARAAMDGFFARVADRSRPAGTGAP from the coding sequence GTGATCACGACCGCCCGTGCCGCCTCCCCGGCCGCCACGCTGCTGCGGCTCACGCGCGACCGGCCGCGGCGGCCCGCCGGGGAGCGCTGCGAGATGTGTGCGGAACCGATCGGCGAGAGCCACCCCCATGTGGTGAACCTCGACAGCCGCGCCCTGATGTGCGGGTGCCGGGCCTGCTATCTGCTGTTCACCGACGAGAGCGCGGAGTTGCGCTACCGGGCGGTGCCCGAGCGCTATCTGCATTTCGACGGGCTGACCGTGGACGGGCGCGCCTGGGACGAGTTGCAGATTCCCGTGGGCCTCGCCTTCCTGTTCCGCAACTCCGTCCAGGACCGCATGGTCGCGTTCTACCCGGGCCCCGCCGGGGCCACCGAGTCGGAACTCCCGCTGGACGCCTGGGAGACCGTCGTCGAGGCGAGTCCGGAGCTTGCCGTACTCCGTCCCGACGTGGAGGCCCTCCTGATCCGGCGCACCGCGGACAGTGGCGGATCGTGCCATCTGGTCCCGATCGACGCCTGTTACGAGCTCGTGGGCCAACTGCGCACGCTGTGGCGCGGGTTCGACGGTGGCTCCGAGGCGCGTGCCGCGATGGACGGGTTCTTCGCACGGGTGGCGGACCGCAGCCGGCCCGCGGGGACCGGTGCGCCGTGA
- a CDS encoding NifU family protein, producing the protein MAREDAPATPDWRTTGERIDTLIAASSSGGAVARERSEELVRLVADFYGAGLERLLDLVHEQGRLDDDVLAALAGDELVASVLLVHGLHPYGVETRVEQALESVRPYLGSHGGDVELLAVTDEGTVRLRLLGSCDGCPSSSVTLKLAVQGAVEAAAPEITSIEVETAADEESAGAAGPLVPVDSLFARLHAETGAPGDDDGASWEVVPELPGLASGAVARVDVGRMPVVVCRVGSDLFAFEDRCARCEQPFEGATVARRLGGGAGDAVLRCAGCRAHYDVRRAGVCLDGDGVHLAPLPLLSDGASVSVSVPAAVAP; encoded by the coding sequence ATGGCGCGGGAGGACGCACCGGCCACGCCCGACTGGCGGACGACCGGTGAACGCATCGACACCCTGATCGCCGCCAGCAGCTCGGGCGGCGCGGTCGCCCGCGAGCGCAGCGAGGAACTGGTCAGGCTCGTCGCCGATTTCTACGGTGCCGGACTGGAACGGCTGCTGGACCTGGTGCACGAGCAGGGACGGCTGGACGACGATGTCCTGGCCGCGCTGGCCGGCGACGAGCTGGTGGCCAGTGTCCTGTTGGTGCACGGGCTTCACCCCTACGGCGTGGAGACCCGGGTCGAGCAGGCGCTGGAGAGCGTGCGCCCCTATCTGGGGTCGCACGGCGGAGATGTGGAGCTGCTCGCCGTCACCGACGAGGGCACTGTCCGGCTGCGGCTGCTGGGCAGTTGCGACGGCTGCCCGTCCTCCTCGGTCACGCTGAAGCTGGCCGTTCAGGGTGCGGTGGAGGCGGCGGCTCCGGAGATCACCTCGATCGAGGTGGAGACGGCGGCCGACGAGGAGTCCGCCGGGGCGGCCGGGCCGCTCGTGCCGGTGGATTCGCTGTTCGCCCGCCTGCACGCGGAGACCGGGGCGCCCGGCGACGACGACGGCGCGTCGTGGGAAGTGGTGCCGGAGCTGCCGGGCCTGGCATCCGGCGCGGTGGCCCGGGTCGATGTCGGCAGGATGCCGGTGGTGGTGTGCCGGGTGGGCTCCGACCTCTTCGCTTTCGAGGACCGCTGCGCACGCTGCGAGCAGCCGTTCGAGGGCGCCACAGTGGCGCGGCGGCTGGGAGGCGGGGCCGGCGACGCGGTCCTGCGCTGTGCCGGGTGCCGTGCGCACTACGACGTACGGCGGGCCGGGGTCTGCCTCGACGGGGACGGCGTGCATCTGGCACCGCTGCCCCTGCTGTCGGACGGCGCCTCCGTCTCCGTGTCGGTGCCCGCGGCGGTGGCGCCGTGA
- a CDS encoding nickel-dependent hydrogenase large subunit has translation MTATQHKGAEGGRGKNDLVEMAWDPITRIVGSLGIYTKIDFKQKVVAECHSTSSIFRGYSVFMKGKDPRDAHFITSRICGICGDNHATCSCYAQNMAYGVKPPHLGEWIVNLGEAAEYMFDHNIFQENLVGVDYCEKMVAETNPGVLEQANRTPSPHADAHGYKTIGDIMRSLNPFTGEFYREALQVSRMTREMFCLMEGRHVHPSTLYPGGVGTVATIQLMTDYITRLQRYVEFMKKVVPMHDDLFDFFYEALPGYEQVGNRRILLGCWGSFQDPEHCNFAYKDMTDWGRKMYVTPGVVVDGKLVTTDLVQINLGIRILLGSSYYNDWDEQETFVSHDPLGNPVDRRHPWNQHTNPQPQKRDLDDKYSWVMSPRWFDGKDYLALDTGGGPLARLWTTALAGLVDIGYIQATGHSVKINLPKTALKGPVELEWHVPKWSNTIERNRARSYFQAYAAACALHFAEKALVEIRSGNTKTWEKFEVPEEGVGCGFTEAVRGVLSHHMVIRDGKIANYHPYPPTPWNASPRDTYGTPGPYEDAVQGQPIFEENDREHFKGIDIMRTVRSFDPCLPCGVHMYLGEGKKLELLHSPTQSAGSE, from the coding sequence ATGACCGCGACGCAGCACAAGGGTGCCGAAGGCGGCCGGGGCAAGAACGACCTGGTCGAAATGGCGTGGGATCCCATTACCCGGATCGTCGGCAGCCTGGGCATCTACACGAAGATCGACTTCAAACAGAAGGTGGTCGCCGAGTGCCACAGCACCAGTTCCATCTTCCGCGGCTACTCGGTCTTCATGAAGGGAAAGGACCCGCGGGACGCGCATTTCATCACGAGCCGGATCTGCGGCATCTGCGGTGACAACCACGCCACGTGTTCCTGTTACGCGCAGAACATGGCGTACGGGGTGAAGCCCCCGCACCTCGGTGAATGGATCGTGAATCTCGGCGAGGCCGCGGAGTACATGTTCGACCACAACATCTTCCAGGAGAACCTGGTCGGGGTGGACTACTGCGAGAAGATGGTCGCGGAGACCAACCCCGGGGTGCTGGAGCAGGCCAACCGCACCCCCTCCCCGCACGCCGACGCCCACGGGTACAAGACCATCGGCGACATCATGCGGTCGCTGAACCCGTTCACCGGCGAGTTCTACCGCGAGGCGCTCCAGGTCAGCCGGATGACCCGGGAGATGTTCTGCCTGATGGAAGGGCGGCACGTCCACCCCTCCACGCTCTATCCGGGCGGCGTCGGCACCGTGGCGACGATCCAGCTGATGACGGACTACATCACCCGGCTCCAGCGGTACGTCGAGTTCATGAAGAAGGTCGTGCCGATGCACGACGATCTCTTCGACTTCTTCTACGAGGCACTGCCGGGGTACGAACAGGTCGGCAACCGGCGCATCCTGCTGGGCTGCTGGGGATCCTTCCAGGACCCGGAGCACTGCAACTTCGCGTACAAGGACATGACCGACTGGGGACGGAAGATGTACGTCACCCCCGGTGTCGTCGTCGACGGGAAGCTGGTCACCACCGACCTGGTCCAGATCAACCTGGGCATCCGGATCCTGCTCGGTTCCTCGTACTACAACGACTGGGACGAGCAGGAGACCTTCGTCTCCCACGACCCGCTCGGCAATCCGGTCGACCGGCGTCACCCGTGGAACCAGCACACCAACCCGCAGCCGCAGAAGCGGGATCTGGACGACAAGTACAGCTGGGTCATGTCGCCGCGGTGGTTCGACGGCAAGGACTACCTGGCCCTGGACACCGGTGGCGGGCCGCTCGCGCGCCTGTGGACCACGGCGTTGGCCGGCCTGGTCGACATCGGCTACATCCAGGCGACCGGGCACAGCGTCAAGATCAACCTCCCCAAGACCGCCCTCAAGGGGCCGGTGGAGCTGGAGTGGCACGTCCCGAAGTGGAGCAACACCATCGAGCGCAACCGGGCACGGAGTTACTTCCAGGCCTACGCCGCCGCCTGCGCACTCCACTTCGCGGAGAAGGCTCTCGTGGAGATCCGGTCCGGGAACACCAAGACCTGGGAGAAGTTCGAGGTCCCCGAGGAGGGTGTGGGCTGCGGATTCACCGAGGCGGTGCGCGGTGTCCTCTCGCACCACATGGTGATCCGGGACGGCAAGATCGCCAACTACCACCCGTACCCACCGACTCCGTGGAACGCGAGCCCCCGTGACACCTACGGCACGCCCGGTCCCTACGAGGACGCCGTGCAGGGGCAGCCGATCTTCGAGGAGAACGACCGGGAGCACTTCAAGGGAATCGACATCATGCGTACGGTGCGCAGCTTCGACCCCTGTCTGCCCTGCGGAGTGCACATGTATCTCGGCGAGGGCAAGAAGCTGGAACTCCTGCACTCCCCCACCCAGTCCGCGGGCAGCGAGTGA
- a CDS encoding hydrogenase expression protein HypE, translating into MPTEEATKAEDTLIHVLWINAGLSCDGDSVSLTAATQPSIEEIALGALPGLPQVAVHWPLIDFECGPNGGADDFLEWFFKADRGELEPFVLVVEGSIPNEQLHDEGYWCGFGNDPATGQPMTTSEWLDRLAPKATAVVAVGTCATYGGIHAMAGNPTGAMGVPDYLGWEWKSKAGIPIVCVPGCPIQPDNLSETLTYLLYMATGQAPMIPLDDALRPTWLFGSTVHEGCDRAGYYEQADFATEYGSPKCIVKLGCWGPTVKCNVPKRGWMNGIGGCPNVGGICIGCTMPGFPDKFMPFMDEPPGGKLSTNAVGLYGSTMRRLRHITTHTLDREPKWRKPGPELKTGATRTW; encoded by the coding sequence ATGCCGACAGAGGAAGCGACAAAGGCGGAGGACACCCTGATCCATGTCCTGTGGATCAACGCGGGACTGAGCTGCGACGGCGATTCCGTCTCCCTGACGGCCGCCACTCAGCCGAGCATCGAGGAAATCGCGCTCGGTGCCCTGCCGGGCCTGCCGCAGGTCGCTGTCCACTGGCCGCTCATCGATTTCGAGTGCGGTCCGAATGGCGGCGCCGACGATTTCCTCGAATGGTTCTTCAAGGCCGACCGCGGCGAGCTGGAACCGTTCGTCCTGGTGGTCGAGGGATCGATCCCGAACGAGCAGTTGCACGACGAGGGGTACTGGTGCGGTTTCGGCAACGACCCGGCCACCGGCCAGCCGATGACGACCAGCGAGTGGCTCGACCGGCTGGCCCCGAAGGCAACCGCGGTCGTCGCGGTGGGCACCTGCGCGACGTACGGCGGCATCCACGCCATGGCGGGCAATCCCACCGGCGCGATGGGGGTCCCCGACTACCTGGGGTGGGAGTGGAAGTCCAAGGCCGGGATCCCGATCGTGTGCGTCCCGGGGTGCCCGATCCAGCCGGACAACCTGTCGGAGACGCTGACCTATCTGCTGTACATGGCCACGGGCCAGGCGCCGATGATCCCGCTCGACGACGCGCTCCGGCCGACGTGGCTGTTCGGGTCGACGGTCCACGAGGGCTGTGACCGGGCCGGTTACTACGAGCAGGCCGACTTCGCGACGGAGTACGGCTCACCGAAGTGCATCGTCAAGCTGGGCTGCTGGGGCCCCACGGTCAAGTGCAACGTGCCCAAGCGGGGCTGGATGAACGGCATCGGCGGCTGCCCCAACGTCGGTGGCATCTGCATCGGCTGCACCATGCCCGGGTTCCCGGACAAGTTCATGCCGTTCATGGACGAACCTCCCGGCGGAAAGCTCTCGACCAACGCGGTCGGACTGTACGGGTCGACGATGCGGCGGCTGCGCCACATCACCACGCACACCCTGGACCGCGAACCGAAATGGCGTAAGCCCGGACCCGAGCTCAAGACCGGCGCCACACGCACCTGGTAA
- a CDS encoding hydrogenase maturation nickel metallochaperone HypA/HybF, producing the protein MAAVHELAITQSVVDSVCERAAGRPVHSVRVRVGALTAVVPEAMRFCFGLVAEGTAAEGARLEIDQPPGTGLCRTCAVEFTLTDLILLCPCGSADVKITSGQELQIVSMKVG; encoded by the coding sequence GTGGCAGCGGTGCACGAGCTGGCCATCACACAGAGCGTCGTCGACTCTGTGTGCGAGCGCGCCGCAGGGCGTCCGGTCCATTCGGTGCGCGTCCGGGTGGGCGCGCTCACCGCCGTCGTACCCGAGGCCATGCGCTTCTGCTTCGGGCTGGTCGCGGAGGGGACGGCCGCCGAGGGGGCACGGTTGGAGATCGACCAGCCGCCCGGCACCGGCCTCTGCCGCACCTGCGCCGTCGAATTCACCCTGACCGACCTGATTCTGCTGTGTCCCTGCGGCAGCGCGGACGTGAAGATCACGTCGGGACAGGAACTGCAGATCGTTTCCATGAAAGTGGGCTGA
- the hypB gene encoding hydrogenase nickel incorporation protein HypB, producing MLRDDDAPDHAHPHPRPGERAKTDGAGETVTIEQKVLAKNDLVADRNRTWMTERGVAAVNVMSSPGAGKTTLLERTITDLGHRRPVAVIEGDQETRLDADRIRRTGCAVVQVNTGAGCHLDAEMMRDALTALSPAAGSLLMVENVGNLVCPALFDLGERTKVVIISVTEGTDKPLKYPYMFAAADLILINKADLLPYVDFDVEQCTRHARSVNPDVRVLTVSATTGDGLAQWYDWLAEQQ from the coding sequence ATGCTGCGGGACGATGATGCACCGGACCACGCACATCCGCACCCCCGCCCTGGCGAGCGCGCGAAGACGGACGGCGCCGGTGAGACCGTCACCATCGAGCAGAAGGTACTGGCCAAGAACGACCTCGTCGCGGACCGCAACCGGACCTGGATGACCGAACGCGGGGTCGCGGCCGTGAACGTGATGAGCTCACCGGGGGCGGGGAAGACGACCCTCCTCGAACGCACCATCACCGATCTCGGCCACCGCCGGCCGGTGGCCGTCATCGAGGGCGATCAGGAGACCCGGCTCGACGCCGACCGGATCAGGCGCACGGGCTGTGCCGTGGTGCAGGTGAACACCGGGGCCGGCTGCCATCTCGACGCGGAGATGATGCGGGACGCCCTCACGGCGCTGTCCCCGGCGGCGGGCTCGCTGCTCATGGTCGAGAACGTCGGGAATCTGGTGTGTCCCGCACTGTTCGATCTGGGTGAGCGCACCAAGGTCGTGATCATCTCGGTCACGGAGGGCACGGACAAGCCGCTGAAGTATCCGTACATGTTCGCCGCCGCCGACCTGATCCTCATCAACAAGGCCGATCTGCTGCCCTACGTCGACTTCGACGTCGAGCAGTGCACGCGGCACGCGCGCTCGGTCAACCCTGACGTGCGCGTGCTGACTGTCTCCGCGACCACCGGTGACGGCCTGGCCCAGTGGTACGACTGGCTCGCCGAACAGCAGTAG
- a CDS encoding hydrogenase maturation protein gives MRILLLASAFNSLTQRVQAELGDHGHSVTVHLVDGDDSVREAVGRESPELVVAPYLRTAIPEDVWSVHTCLVVHPGPVGDRGPSSLDWAVHEGADLWGVTVLQANAEMDAGDVWASVSCALPQVGKSDLYRNEVSDAAMAAVLVAVGRFASGTYTPAPQDTGADEGCRPLFRQSLRRIDWQTDSSSTVVRKLRAADSQPGVLDEVLGEEWFLHGGHPEPRLSGRAGEIVATRDGAICRATTDGAVWIPELRPRRAPGGPATFKLPATVALAGRLSAVPARPAPLHRSKHEDTWAEIGYREEAGTGFLSFSFRGGAMSTEQCRRLLRAYRFACSRPTSVLVVGGGRDFFSNGIHLNVIEAAADPGAESWANINAMDDLVEAVLTTTDRLVVSAVAGNAAAGGVMLALAADEVWCRAGAVLNPHYRLMGLYGSEYWTYSLPRRVGAAAAERLMQDALPVSSAAAHELGLVDRVIACAPMSFDSEVGALAARLAALPATQSRINAKKAERDRVDLAPYRAAELARMRRIFADPHHPYHELRRAFVRKEGPSGSADRPPRPRG, from the coding sequence GTGCGCATCCTGCTTCTCGCGAGCGCCTTCAACAGCCTCACCCAACGTGTCCAGGCCGAACTCGGTGACCACGGACACTCGGTGACCGTGCACCTCGTGGACGGGGACGACTCCGTCCGGGAAGCCGTGGGCCGGGAGTCGCCGGAGCTTGTCGTGGCGCCCTATCTCAGGACCGCGATTCCGGAGGACGTGTGGTCGGTCCACACCTGCCTCGTCGTCCATCCCGGGCCGGTAGGCGACCGCGGGCCCTCCTCACTCGACTGGGCCGTCCACGAGGGCGCGGACCTCTGGGGCGTCACGGTGCTGCAGGCGAACGCGGAGATGGACGCCGGCGATGTATGGGCGTCCGTGTCGTGCGCGTTGCCCCAGGTGGGCAAGAGCGACCTGTACCGCAACGAGGTCTCGGACGCCGCCATGGCGGCGGTACTCGTGGCCGTCGGGCGCTTCGCTTCCGGAACGTACACGCCGGCGCCGCAGGACACCGGAGCCGACGAGGGCTGCCGACCGTTGTTCCGCCAGTCCCTGCGGCGCATCGACTGGCAGACGGACTCCTCATCGACCGTTGTCCGCAAGCTGAGAGCGGCCGACTCCCAGCCCGGTGTGCTCGACGAAGTCCTGGGCGAGGAGTGGTTCCTGCACGGCGGCCATCCCGAGCCCCGGCTGAGCGGGCGCGCGGGGGAGATCGTGGCCACCCGGGACGGTGCCATCTGCCGGGCGACCACTGACGGCGCGGTGTGGATCCCCGAGCTGCGGCCCCGGCGGGCGCCGGGCGGTCCGGCCACCTTCAAGCTCCCCGCCACCGTTGCGCTGGCCGGGCGGTTGTCCGCCGTGCCGGCACGGCCGGCTCCGCTGCACCGGAGCAAGCACGAGGACACCTGGGCCGAGATCGGTTACCGGGAGGAGGCGGGCACCGGTTTTCTGTCGTTCTCGTTCCGCGGTGGCGCGATGAGTACGGAGCAGTGCCGGCGCCTGCTGCGCGCGTACCGGTTCGCCTGTTCCCGGCCGACTTCGGTGCTGGTCGTCGGAGGCGGCCGGGACTTCTTCTCCAACGGCATTCACCTCAACGTGATCGAGGCGGCAGCCGATCCCGGCGCCGAGTCCTGGGCCAACATCAACGCGATGGACGACCTGGTGGAAGCGGTGCTGACCACCACGGACCGGCTCGTTGTCTCCGCCGTGGCCGGAAACGCCGCGGCGGGCGGGGTGATGCTGGCCCTCGCCGCCGACGAGGTGTGGTGCAGGGCGGGCGCGGTACTCAATCCGCACTACCGCCTGATGGGGCTGTACGGGTCGGAGTACTGGACGTACTCCCTGCCGCGACGGGTGGGAGCGGCAGCGGCCGAGCGGCTCATGCAGGACGCGTTGCCGGTCAGCTCCGCGGCTGCCCACGAACTCGGGCTGGTCGACAGGGTGATCGCGTGTGCCCCCATGTCGTTCGACTCGGAGGTCGGCGCCCTGGCGGCCCGCCTGGCCGCGCTGCCCGCGACGCAGTCCCGTATCAACGCCAAGAAGGCGGAGCGGGACCGGGTCGACCTGGCACCGTACCGTGCGGCCGAACTCGCCCGGATGCGGCGTATCTTCGCGGACCCGCACCACCCGTACCACGAGTTGCGCCGGGCCTTCGTACGCAAGGAAGGCCCGTCCGGCTCCGCGGACCGGCCCCCACGTCCCCGGGGCTGA